Within Cydia fagiglandana chromosome 25, ilCydFagi1.1, whole genome shotgun sequence, the genomic segment ataaagaatttCTTCATGAAAAAGAATGGTTCTAACGGTTAGCCACACTACATGCATGGGTattcattttttaatttattgtttttgtcaAAGAGATAGCTTGTACTAAGTTTCTGTATTTGCTTGTGAAGTTGAGAACAGCCAGCAtcaaaatattaggtacttaacagCCTAAGCGGCGAAATACGTATGTCGCAATGTTATTATTGTGTTTTTGGTCACTTTATACTtgtacttcgtttttttagcactaATTTTTCATTTACATTTCCAATgattaggtataaataaaaacgAAGAAATTTTTGTATTCTGAACAACATAATTTACTCATAATACTCATTTTCCATTTTGGGCATGACAAATCACacacaaaacatacctacagcTATTTATATTGAGATTAGATTATAATATTGAGAAATAGGAAAATAGATTTTTACGGACAAAACTGTCAAAGTATGAAAGACTCTGTCTTATacttttctatatttttttgtcttatattaacattattaaatattatttagtgtTAATTTTAGTCAGTATCAGTACAGTCTCCACTACTAGTTTGTTTGCCTTTCACGTGTATATCTTTTTGATAATCAAAAGCAAGTTCTAAATCACTAGGTTTCACATTAGTCCCCGTATCACTAAAATCGACACTATCTTCACTATTTCCATCATCATTGTCAACCATTTCCTCTTTTATGTCAATTATTAATTCAGTATTATGATTATTAacacttttttctttttttactttCTTCTGCTTTTTATAATCCACTTCATGTTTTCTTTTATGAGTTTCTCTCAAAATTACCGCTTCACCGAGCGATAAATCTTCATGAATATCAACTTTACTTTCACGTGAATTTTCATCCGTCGACGCGAATTCAGCTTTTACTATGTGACTATCGACTTCTATGAATTGAAAGTCATTGCTTTGATATTGGGCCGAACTGTGTGCATTTGTAGCATTGTTGGGGCAGACGGCGACGAGGGAGAACTGTGCAGTGTTGACTTGTTTGATGAATTCGAAGGTTTCTAGAAGTCTCGCGTCGCACTCACGGCAGACGGTTTTCGGGAGATAGTCTATGCTGAAGTCCAGTTCTGGAAACAGGTAAAAAATACAGGTAcagtgaaataattttattttggtgCCACGTGTAGCAATGAATCTCATATTTTGGCACTGTGTATTCCAATGGGGTTGGCCACTCGAAGTATTCTTATGTCAATTCTAGGTAGTGCctacctgtttttttttttttttttgaaattttatggcCTGGACGGTAGTGCAGTAACCTAAGCTAGCTAAAACTAGAGACAGATGAAACCAATAAGTAACATATTGATCCTTTTGAGCTTTTTGAGGAGCCATATAGCAATTTATCGAAGTTTTTTATAGGAAGTTTATTCCTTCTGTTTTGTGGTGTCTGATCCTTCTACTTAAATGGGGATAAGATACGTACCCACTCTCAAATTATTGAGTGCAAGTGTAGTCATTTTGCCCATCAAATATGGCTTCTGAACGACCGGGGAGCATTCCTTGAAGTCGCCGCAGAAACGGCACTGCTCGCCTCTGTTCGGCTCTGGCTGTGTTCGCGTGCTGGAGTCGGAATCTGGAAAAAAGTAAGAGTATATCACATAAATATAACTATGGCGCAACCTTAGCGAGTATTGGACACATTATAAAATCAGTTGTCCTCCAACCAGGGccatcttaaactatgctggggcccctgggcacataagaatttggggcctttttggaaaataaagaaagctaattactaacatttttctactatgatcttctattatGAGATTTATGAGTATCagatatactgttactgtctgtccttcggggccttCTGAGGTTGGGGCACGGTCGCCATGTGTCCTTATGGTAAAAACGGTACTGCCTCCAACCGTCGTTTTCTTACACAACAACAGTTCTATTAATTCACATGTTCACACTTTtgtttgtctttatacttaatactACTTACTGCTAATGAATGAGTAAGGACAATGTACTTAACGGAATACTAGTAGTCAAAAGATATATAGTtgattataaaatatgtatatgtattgaaatacaacaatatttttattcttaacTACTGAACATTTTTCGCCAAGTAAGTATACAAGTTTAACACCGACTGTAGCCTTATTTAGACAGTCATCTAAACTCATCTAAGTACTTTTCTTAGTACCACAATGGTGGTAAATaagtatacttacctacaaccATTGATTTTCATTCATTGTCAtggcaatgtttttttttatctttttttttttaaggggttttgtcacgcagtgacaatgtcacccccgtaatgagatctaataataataatgatgtagTAGTGAAGTATTACCTACACCACTACATCACATTTAAATATAGTTTGCACATAGAGATGGGTCGCGGGTATTTACCCAATTTACCCACCCAGGTAAATACCCGGTAAATACCCATCTACCAGGTATTTACCCGTATCTACCCAAATGGACGGGTAGATTCATTTCTTGTTGCACATGTCGATTTGTGTTAAATTGGAGATATAAACCGAGTTAATGGTTGTAATTATTGTgtgtcatttcaaattaaatgGTTTAGTGAAACCTGCAGTTGTAACTAAGgaattttaagtataattttgataaatatttaaaaaaaggccgtcattagagtatttttttagatttgagtAAATTATCGTACTTATACGTTGATATTACATATTAGAACCTCGGTCGGCGGGGGGTGTggttggggggaggggggtaaaggtgatttttttaatatttcttgtAATCTGTCATTAATATCGAAAAGTGTTGTATGTACAAACTAAAGTAGAcagaatttcctacaaaaaaggttatatacatttttgtcCTAAAACTAACTGTATTTGACTTATGAGCTTCCCAAGTTGTGACactgcataatttttttttattatcattcataAGTAATCTTTATTTTCATCTTTCTAATGTATATCAAAAGCGTTTTTAAACATTTCCGGAAGCCAGGGAATGATTTTACACGATTTTCATAATTGGACTGATatgttaaaatacttaaaatcgAACTTCACCTCATATCAATCTTTTCGTAATTAGTTTGAACATACATTTTAtgtaacattataaaaaattacttaaattaatctTATTTTTACTCACATACCATAAAACACATCAAATTTAGAAGAAAAACGAAAATACCCGCGTATTTACCCGCGGGTAGGTAAATATCGGGTATATACCGGGTAAATACCCGCTCTCGGGTATTTACCCGGGTAGTTACCCATCTCTATTTGCACATCAACCTGGCCTCGCCTGATAGTGGCGATGCCAGGACGATGTTGCAACTACCTATGTTGGTGGTTTTTATAAATGTCATGGCAATGTTAATAATTGTTATTACTGTTAGCAATGTTTGAATTTATACAAAAAATTCGTAAACCAATACAGATTCGCTTCTTTACTCTTTTAATAAAAGCAAATACAAAATGACTCAAACATAATCTTCCTAACAGTGAAATCATGCTAAGTAAACTATGATTTAGACATACCAGCATCAGCTGCCTGTCTAAatcgaaataataataaatactaacatAAACATTTCGTTCTTACCCTTAACAAATGTGTCGCCTTTACACCGTTCAATCTTAGCCGAAGACTTCTCAATCTGCACCCGTGACACTGTACGAAAAGTATGCCCCGTAAAAGACTTAGCGTCTGGCAACTTCAAAAACTCCGCTATCTCTTTAGGCATCGCACTAAATTTGTTTATCCCAATGACTTGCGCACGGCATTTACCATTTCTAAATGCTTGGAAAAAGCGATTACTTGGAACTGAAGATAGACGTAagtctttatatttttttactatattGTAATATTTCCCTTCGACCACAAAATAATCTTGTAATGAGTTTTTGCTATGAGCTATTTTTATGATAAATTTTTCTCCATGGTCCTCTATGTGGTTTGTTGTGAGTTTTGCTAGCTCTTGCCGCCTTAGGCCTCCAGTGACTCCAAGAATTAGGGCTACCTGAAATTCAGTAGACAGTAATTTAATTAGGATCAAGTAACATgagaaacatttattttaattttattgtagtcATGCTACAGGGAGTGTGTTGAAGATCAttgcaaataatttatttatcctTACTGTGTTTATTCAGAGCATTTGGCATGTGGCATGTGGCATTTGCCACCAAGGCGGATGGCATACTGCATCCGATTCCCACCGTTTCCTGTTTCTCCGACACGCTCCAATGTTTAAGCGAGACAAAGTTACGCGTGTATTATAGCGACATCCCACTTGCACGTCGGACCAATCAGACGCGCCTAAACGCAAGTACCCAggagcaaatgtatgaactcataaTAAACGCTAATAAATGTGTAAACACATCCAAATGTGATTGGCCTTATGCTCAAAAACAACAATATTTTGTTAATTCCTACCTTATTAGCAAGATATCTATCATCGGGCGCCTCATCtataaacttctcaacattctCAAATGTGAGAACTTTCACTTTGTTATCAGCTTTATATCCTTCAGATAATTTCTTCAAAAACACGCGTAATTGATCATATTCTTTTATATTAACATTATCTCTGCGTTTCAAGCCACTTTTCAACATCGAATAAAATGCCCATAAAGATGTAGGTTTATATTTAGCggacatttcttcaaaatatGACAACAGCACATCCTCACCGAAGGAAGTTATGTTCTTTTCTTTCCGCCAAGAAATAAAGTTTTCATATGTTGCGATATACTTTTCTTTCGACTTCATCGGTAATTCATCGGATGACATGTTTCAGAGTTAGATGGCACGTTTCTTGTTTTAAAGTAATGTAATACAAATTCCAATCAATACAGTTTTTACAACGACGTTTAATAACATAAGAATTACAATAACGACGATGGTGGATTGCTTGTAGTCCACTATCCACTTGGGTTGGATGTCATACTGTGGTCATACTGTCATTCACA encodes:
- the LOC134677015 gene encoding uncharacterized protein LOC134677015 isoform X4, translating into MSSDELPMKSKEKYIATYENFISWRKEKNITSFGEDVLLSYFEEMSAKYKPTSLWAFYSMLKSGLKRRDNVNIKEYDQLRVFLKKLSEGYKADNKVKVLTFENVEKFIDEAPDDRYLANKVALILGVTGGLRRQELAKLTTNHIEDHGEKFIIKIAHSKNSLQDYFVVEGKYYNIVKKYKDLRLSSVPSNRFFQAFRNGKCRAQVIGINKFSAMPKEIAEFLKLPDAKSFTGHTFRTVSRVQIEKSSAKIERCKGDTFVKDSDSSTRTQPEPNRGEQCRFCGDFKECSPVVQKPYLMGKMTTLALNNLRVELDFSIDYLPKTVCRECDARLLETFEFIKQVNTAQFSLVAVCPNNATNAHSSAQYQSNDFQFIEVDSHIVKAEFASTDENSRESKVDIHEDLSLGEAVILRETHKRKHEVDYKKQKKVKKEKSVNNHNTELIIDIKEEMVDNDDGNSEDSVDFSDTGTNVKPSDLELAFDYQKDIHVKGKQTSSGDCTDTD